In Rhodanobacter humi, the following are encoded in one genomic region:
- a CDS encoding chemotaxis protein CheA: MNADFDNELRQDFLVEAGELVERLGEQLVGLEAAPDDGELLNAVFRAFHTVKGGAGFLALEPMVQLCHHAEDLLNLARNGAVRLDASYMDALLQTLDRLVEMMAALGAGTSLAMPPAELLQALLPRGGKPAAAPAPAPVPAPSPEPAGGAIDDSEFEALLDSLYGTAAPGTVAPTVLPPAPAPDATIDDDEFEALLDTLHGKGGQPGLQATSGQPGLQDAGGQPGIAAAPIAAPVSAPAVAPAPSARHAAPAAETTVRVDTARLDLLVNHAGELVLARNRLLSLAARHGSETLAAAAGELDRITDELQGAVMGMRMQPVGRLFQRFPRIVRDLARQLGKEVELVLEGEGTDLDRSLVEALADPLIHLLRNALDHGVEAPDLREQGGKPRKGRVVLSASQRGERIVITVSDDGRGMAPEILRRKAVEKGVIDAAQAARLSEAECYELIFRPGFSTAATVSDVSGRGVGMDVVKTRITELGGTLAVHSRLGHGSELELAVPLTLAVLRVLMVRVGQRLLALPLGNVEEVFELAAGQDCLLDGRLVARHRGRALPLVDLVDWAGVAAEPVRHVAVLHIGHQRLGCLVHEVLGREDVIVKPLGHLFADVPGVAGATVTGDGRLALVMELAGLADGAAPSPLPLAQTG, from the coding sequence GTGAACGCGGATTTCGACAACGAGCTGCGCCAGGACTTCCTGGTCGAGGCCGGCGAACTCGTCGAGCGGCTGGGCGAGCAGCTGGTCGGGCTGGAAGCGGCGCCGGACGACGGCGAGCTGCTGAATGCCGTGTTCCGCGCCTTCCACACGGTCAAGGGCGGCGCGGGCTTCCTCGCGCTGGAACCGATGGTGCAGCTGTGCCACCACGCCGAGGACCTGCTCAACCTGGCCCGCAACGGCGCCGTGCGGCTCGACGCCAGCTACATGGACGCGCTGCTGCAGACGCTGGACCGGCTGGTCGAGATGATGGCCGCGCTCGGCGCCGGCACGTCGCTGGCGATGCCGCCCGCCGAACTGTTGCAGGCGCTGCTGCCGCGTGGCGGCAAGCCCGCCGCCGCACCTGCACCGGCGCCTGTACCTGCGCCGTCGCCCGAACCGGCGGGCGGCGCCATCGACGACAGCGAGTTCGAGGCGCTGCTCGACAGCCTGTACGGCACCGCCGCACCGGGCACGGTAGCGCCGACCGTCCTGCCGCCCGCGCCGGCACCGGACGCAACGATCGACGACGACGAATTCGAGGCGCTGCTGGACACGCTGCACGGCAAGGGCGGCCAGCCCGGGTTGCAAGCCACGAGCGGCCAGCCTGGCTTGCAAGACGCGGGCGGCCAGCCCGGTATCGCTGCCGCGCCAATCGCGGCACCCGTATCTGCGCCCGCTGTCGCGCCTGCGCCGTCGGCGCGTCATGCCGCGCCGGCCGCCGAGACCACGGTGCGCGTGGACACCGCGCGGCTGGACCTGCTGGTCAACCACGCCGGCGAACTGGTGCTGGCGCGCAACCGCCTGCTCAGCCTCGCCGCGCGTCACGGCAGCGAGACGCTGGCCGCCGCGGCCGGCGAGCTGGACCGCATCACCGACGAGTTGCAAGGCGCGGTGATGGGCATGCGCATGCAGCCGGTGGGCCGGCTGTTCCAGCGCTTCCCGCGCATCGTGCGCGACCTCGCCCGCCAGCTCGGCAAGGAAGTGGAACTGGTGCTGGAAGGCGAGGGCACCGATCTCGACCGCAGCCTGGTCGAGGCGCTCGCCGATCCGCTGATCCACCTGCTGCGCAACGCGCTCGACCACGGCGTGGAAGCGCCGGACCTGCGCGAGCAGGGCGGCAAGCCGCGCAAGGGCCGCGTGGTGCTGTCGGCCAGCCAGCGTGGCGAGCGCATCGTGATCACGGTGAGCGACGACGGCCGCGGCATGGCTCCGGAAATCCTGCGCCGCAAGGCGGTGGAGAAGGGCGTCATCGACGCGGCGCAGGCCGCGCGGCTGTCCGAGGCCGAGTGCTACGAACTGATCTTCCGCCCCGGCTTCAGCACTGCCGCCACGGTGTCGGATGTCTCCGGCCGCGGCGTCGGCATGGACGTGGTGAAGACCCGCATCACCGAGCTGGGTGGCACGCTGGCCGTGCATTCGCGCCTCGGCCACGGCAGCGAGCTGGAACTCGCCGTGCCGCTCACCCTGGCGGTGCTGCGCGTGCTGATGGTGCGTGTGGGTCAGCGTCTGTTGGCGCTGCCGCTGGGCAACGTGGAAGAAGTGTTCGAACTGGCCGCGGGCCAGGACTGCCTGCTCGACGGCCGCCTGGTCGCGCGTCACCGCGGCCGTGCGCTGCCGCTGGTCGACCTGGTCGACTGGGCCGGCGTGGCGGCCGAGCCGGTGCGCCACGTGGCGGTGCTGCACATCGGCCACCAGCGGCTGGGCTGCCTGGTGCACGAGGTGCTCGGCCGCGAGGACGTCATCGTCAAGCCGCTCGGCCACCTGTTCGCCGACGTGCCCGGCGTCGCCGGCGCCACCGTCACCGGCGACGGCCGGCTGGCGCTGGTGATGGAGCTGGCCGGTCTCGCCGACGGCGCCGCGCCGTCTCCCCTCCCCCTCGCGCAGACCGGCTAA
- the motD gene encoding flagellar motor protein MotD yields MRRHKHEDHVNHEAWAIPYADLMTLLLAFFVVMYAVSVVNEGKFRVMSESLIEAFNGSSHAVAPLPPTRVRPHNVNPAIATPAGQAGSAAVPIAVPIPPHPVALQGGNGRDIAHQTTPPANLKRIEADVRKALQALIDRKQVVVRNNGQWLEIEIRTDILFPSGVAQLSVPAQGVLHNLAAVLAGFANPLRVEGFTDDVPINTALYPSNWELSAARAGSVARLFVNNGIVPDRLGIIGWGEMHPVADNDTVEGRNENRRVLVVVMGEGSAPQRERSTIGELDRQPGIAEATAPGMLPTVQVIEPLQSAAATKAAPAEAPAATAHAEVPAATIPSDSASGSAIQARATP; encoded by the coding sequence ATGAGGCGGCACAAGCACGAGGACCACGTGAACCACGAGGCGTGGGCGATTCCCTATGCCGACCTGATGACCCTGCTGCTGGCCTTCTTCGTGGTGATGTACGCGGTCTCGGTGGTCAACGAAGGCAAGTTCCGCGTGATGTCCGAATCGCTGATCGAGGCGTTCAACGGCTCCAGCCACGCGGTTGCGCCACTGCCGCCCACCCGGGTGCGGCCGCACAACGTCAACCCCGCGATCGCCACGCCGGCCGGGCAGGCGGGTTCCGCGGCGGTGCCGATCGCCGTGCCGATCCCGCCGCATCCGGTGGCGCTGCAGGGCGGCAACGGCCGTGACATCGCGCACCAGACCACGCCACCGGCCAACCTCAAGCGCATCGAGGCCGATGTGCGCAAGGCGCTGCAGGCGCTGATCGACCGCAAGCAGGTGGTGGTGCGCAACAACGGGCAGTGGCTGGAGATCGAGATCCGCACCGACATCCTGTTCCCCAGTGGCGTGGCGCAGCTGTCCGTGCCGGCGCAGGGCGTGCTGCACAATCTCGCCGCGGTGCTGGCGGGCTTCGCCAATCCGTTGCGGGTCGAAGGCTTCACCGACGACGTGCCGATCAACACCGCGCTGTATCCCTCGAACTGGGAACTCTCGGCGGCGCGTGCCGGCAGCGTGGCGCGGCTGTTCGTCAACAACGGCATCGTGCCGGACCGGCTCGGCATCATCGGCTGGGGCGAGATGCATCCGGTGGCCGACAACGACACCGTGGAAGGCCGCAACGAGAACCGCCGCGTGCTGGTGGTGGTGATGGGCGAAGGCTCGGCGCCGCAGCGCGAGCGCAGCACCATCGGCGAACTCGACCGGCAACCCGGCATCGCCGAAGCGACCGCGCCGGGCATGTTGCCCACCGTGCAGGTGATCGAGCCTTTGCAATCGGCAGCGGCGACGAAGGCTGCGCCGGCCGAAGCGCCGGCCGCCACGGCTCACGCGGAAGTGCCGGCCGCCACCATCCCCTCGGACAGCGCATCCGGTAGCGCGATCCAGGCCAGGGCTACGCCATGA
- a CDS encoding flagellar motor protein produces MDLISIIGTILAFVVIIVGTILKGSTVDALWNPAAFVIVFIGTLAALLVQNQGKVLKRALKMMAMVFKPPQHRPDDLISRIVGWSEISRRQGLLGLEPQIESESDPFVKKGLQLLVDGGEPEAIRGVLEVDLETREATDLAGAKVYENAGIYSPTLGIIGAVMGLMAVMQNLADPSKLGHGIAAAFVATIYGVALANLFMLPMAARLKGLINKQTRMREILIEGLVSIAQGDNPRQIESRLQGYVA; encoded by the coding sequence ATGGATCTGATCAGCATCATCGGCACGATCCTGGCCTTCGTGGTCATCATCGTCGGCACCATCCTCAAGGGCTCCACGGTCGACGCGCTGTGGAACCCCGCCGCGTTCGTGATCGTGTTCATCGGCACGCTGGCGGCATTGCTGGTGCAGAACCAGGGCAAGGTGCTCAAGCGCGCGCTGAAGATGATGGCGATGGTCTTCAAGCCACCGCAACACCGGCCGGACGACCTGATCAGCCGCATCGTGGGTTGGAGCGAGATCTCGCGCCGGCAGGGCCTGCTGGGCCTGGAGCCGCAGATCGAGTCCGAGTCCGACCCGTTCGTGAAGAAGGGTCTGCAGCTGCTGGTCGACGGCGGCGAGCCGGAGGCGATCCGCGGCGTGCTGGAGGTGGACCTGGAAACCCGCGAGGCCACCGACCTGGCCGGCGCCAAGGTGTACGAGAACGCCGGCATCTACTCGCCCACGCTGGGCATCATCGGCGCGGTGATGGGCCTGATGGCGGTGATGCAGAACCTCGCCGACCCGTCCAAGCTCGGCCACGGCATCGCGGCGGCCTTCGTCGCCACCATCTACGGCGTGGCGCTGGCGAACCTGTTCATGCTGCCGATGGCGGCGCGGCTGAAGGGCCTGATCAACAAGCAGACGCGGATGCGCGAGATCCTGATCGAGGGCCTGGTGTCGATCGCCCAGGGCGACAACCCGCGCCAGATCGAGTCGCGCCTGCAGGGTTACGTGGCATGA
- a CDS encoding chemotaxis protein CheW: MNSHASDHAGADRHWLSFRIGAQLYAARLADVSEVIREEELTPVPGAAADLLGVRHLRGRIVPVMDGRRRLGLPAEPAADPLAVRIVMLAHAGHSLGLKVDAVGELIDRDGLEIAPPPPGRASRDDDPVSGVLPWRDGFVALLDARRLYRLEGDDDVA, translated from the coding sequence ATGAACAGCCATGCTTCCGACCACGCCGGAGCGGATCGCCACTGGCTGTCGTTCCGCATCGGTGCGCAGCTGTACGCCGCGCGGCTGGCCGACGTCAGCGAGGTGATCCGCGAGGAGGAACTGACCCCGGTGCCCGGCGCCGCCGCCGACCTGCTCGGCGTGCGCCACCTGCGCGGGCGCATCGTGCCGGTGATGGACGGCCGCCGTCGGCTGGGCCTGCCGGCAGAGCCCGCCGCCGATCCGCTCGCGGTGCGCATCGTGATGCTGGCGCATGCCGGCCATTCGCTCGGCCTCAAGGTCGACGCGGTCGGCGAACTGATCGACCGCGACGGCCTGGAGATCGCACCGCCGCCACCGGGCCGTGCCAGCCGCGACGACGATCCGGTCAGCGGCGTGCTGCCCTGGCGGGACGGCTTCGTGGCCCTGCTCGACGCGCGCCGGCTGTACCGGCTGGAAGGAGACGACGATGTGGCTTGA